In Panulirus ornatus isolate Po-2019 chromosome 66, ASM3632096v1, whole genome shotgun sequence, the DNA window ACCAGCACCGTAAGTCATTCTCAGCATTATTTTCAATACAATGTTCCTCCTCACAAATGAACGAAACAAAGTGTCCACCAAATTACTGTGTCTTTCAGGAATACATCCAAACAGATTGGTGGTTAACTACATGGAACACAAGCTTGATGTGGCGTTGAAGTCAACGCTGGCAGCTCTGGAATGGTACCCGATGTGCCTTGTGGTGGAGcctggtggagtgagtgtgtgggtggacgGGGCGGTGGTTCAGAGATCCTCGGCCcctacttctcctcttcccctcgaTGGTTTCTTAGTCCTGGGTCAAGACAAGGATGCTCTGGGTGGAGGTTACACCAGTGGTGTGTCTTTCCTTGGGGAGGTGACAGGTCTCTCGCTGTGGAATGTTACGCTCACCCCGCAACATCTCCATGACTGGGCCTCCTGCACCATACCGTCTGTTGAACCTCTGCTCCCTTGGAGCAACTTCAAATGGACTCTACATAACCAGACGGGTATCGTCTCTCAACACGGAGAGGGACCCTGTACACACGATACCCTTATTAAAGACAAACCTCTCCTCTTCACTGAGAAAATGACGCGGCAAGACGCGCTACAGTTTCTGTCGATGGTAGGACTGGAGTTGGTTATTCCCCGCAGTGAGAGTGACGCTGAGGCAATATCTGCACAGATAGAGAGCAATCGGGGCTATTGCACCACTGGTGGCAGAAGAGGTCCCGCCGCCTGGCTGGGAGTGGAGTTCGACAGTGTGACTGGAAGATTTGTAGACACTGAAGGCCAAGAGCTGGTGTACGTAGGTACTCATAGAGATATAAGAAGAAATCAAGACTCGAGCTACATCATGCAAAATGATCGAGGTCAGTGGGAAATGGTGGACGAAAACACCAAGCTTTGTTTCGTTGGGCGTCATCGGATGAAGAAGGTAGTGTTACGACTTCGTGGGCTCTGTGAAGAAGATGATTCAGATCAATTCAACACCATCAGCACGTCCTTTGTATTCTCTGTGCATGAGGAGGATGGTGTGTATCTACATGGCTACCGAACATGCACATAAGAAGGGACCTGAACACCTCCCAGTGGTGTCTTCGTCGAGAAGTTCTCAAAGATGATGTGGCCTGTGTTACTTCAGGAGTTCCACCGATTGGCCACTACAAGTGGACGTTGAAGAGCAAAGTATGTGATGCCAGCATCTACACGCAAGAATCTCTTATTCTAACCAGATGTACTGAGATCAGTTCACTTGTTCAGATGCTTCGTGCATTGATCTAGCGAGACGGTGTGACATGAGGTACGACTGTGTGGACAAATCAGACGAGGTTGACTGCATAACAGCGCTGTTACCTAGCACCTACCTTCACTCGCTGCCGCCAGACATACCTCTGAAGGTAATGGTGGACGTTTTTTGGGTGAAGATGACAGCGTTTGACATCATCAGCATGACCTTCCATATGAACTTGGAACTGAAATTCAAATGGTTTGATTCGAGGATCACCTTCGCTCATCTGGCATCAGTCAATCCCAGGGCGGTTATAACAGAAAGAGATGAAAGGGTTAGTACATTAGTTGGAggtcttttcattttctatgtagGTATGATAGTGACTAACTTTCGAAAGATTAAGCACTTAGATAAACACATTTTTACGATATCTTACCAAAACATGAAATTCGGGATTGCTCTCCTTGCTATCCTCGTATAGAttttttgcacttttttttttaagcatgatAACCACAATGGTATCTTGGATGGAGAGATCCAACCAAACCAGAGAAAATGGAAAGCCAAAGACACCACCAAAATTTCGTATCTTCTTCCAAGACTTTATCAGGGCAACTGATGTTGTCTCTGCCTCTTCATTTCCTGTGGGAGTTTATTGAACTGGAATCTTAGATATCATTGCTCTTGGTTTTTGCATTTCTCTCTTGGATGGAGAGATCCAACCaaaccacagaaaatggaaagcCAAAGACACCAAAATTTCGTATCTTCTTCCAAGACTTTATCAGGGCAACTGATGTTGTCTCTGCTTCTTCATTTCCTGTGGGAGTTTATTGAATATCATTGCTCTTGGTTTTTGCATTTCTCTCTGCTAGATTCACTCTATCCTCGCAGGTCTGGCGACCAGAATTCACCGTGACGAACAGCCCAGGCCAGGCCGACGTCCTGACTACACTGGAAGTCGAAGGATCTGTCGATGGGACACCGTCTCTCAAAGGTAAAGTCGACGAAGCTTCACTTCCTCGCTTACGCTGGACTCATGACCTGGTGACGTTGTACTCATGACCTGATACCGTTGTACTCATGACCTGGTATAGTTGTACTCATGACCtggtaccgttgtactcatgacCTTGTGCCGTTGTACTCATGACCtggtaccgttgtactcatgaGGTGGTATAGTTGTACTCATAACCtggtaccgttgtactcatgacCTTGTGCCGTTGTACTCATGACCTGGTACCGCTGTACTCATGAGGTGGTATAGTTGAACTCATGACCtggtaccgttgtactcatgacctggtaccgttgtactcatgacctggtaccgttgtactcatgacCTAGTACCGTTGCACTCATGACCTGGTACCGTTGTATTCATGACCtggtaccgttgtactcatgacCTAGTACCGTTGCACTCATGACCTGGTACAGCAATTACATTTCTCCTTTAGAGTTTGAAGTATTAATATTGGTAATATCTATTTCCCCGAGAGAAAACTATACATAGAGTAGCAGCTCTGTCAACAGAAATcaccaataagaaaaaaaaaaaaaagataaagggagTAATTTATTCCCTTCGTTtcttagggggggaaaaaagggaataaACTCCTATAACGAAAGGACAATTAAGTTTTCCCTTGAGCCTGGATGTATTTTGAGATGATGGCATTG includes these proteins:
- the LOC139746808 gene encoding uncharacterized protein; this translates as MITSSAGEATLSSGVFAALTVGIAVATLSPAHTNNDPYEWMVYSLSSDGEEGTDVPGMSVWLNNTSMDPEAQHSLAIFTVCVWFKATAFLGLSTLLSYSLASDELPIGIEFRIHPNRLVVNYMEHKLDVALKSTLAALEWYPMCLVVEPGGVSVWVDGAVVQRSSAPTSPLPLDGFLVLGQDKDALGGGYTSGVSFLGEVTGLSLWNVTLTPQHLHDWASCTIPSVEPLLPWSNFKWTLHNQTGIVSQHGEGPCTHDTLIKDKPLLFTEKMTRQDALQFLSMVGLELVIPRSESDAEAISAQIESNRGYCTTGGRRGPAAWLGVEFDSVTGRFVDTEGQELVYVGTHRDIRRNQDSSYIMQNDRGQWEMVDENTKLCFVGRHRMKKVVLRLRGLCEEDDSDQFNTISTSFVFSVHEEDGVYLHGYRTCT